The Methylomarinum sp. Ch1-1 genome contains the following window.
TGGCTTAATTTGTGCAACCCACAATTCTACACTACCTTTACCTTTACCCATACGAACTTCTAAGGGTTTTTTGGTAATCGGCTTGTCTGGGAACACTCTGATCCAAATCTTACCGCCACGTTTTACGTGTCTTGTGATCGCTCTACGTGCAGCCTCAATTTGGCGGGCGGTAATTCTACCACGAGTAGTGGCTTTAAGGCCATACTCTCCAAAACTTACCGAAGAACCTCGTAATGCGGTTCCGTTGTTTTTGCCTTTATGCTGCTTTCGAAATTTCGTTCTTTTTGGTTGAAGCATATTCTTTTCCCTTCAACTATTTTTTAGTTTCAGTGTTTACAGATGCCGAATCAGCATCCATTTCGAATACTTCACCTTTGAAAATCCACACCTTGATGCCGATGATTCCATAGGTGGTGTTCGCCTCGGCCGTGCCGTAATCGATATCGGCACGCAGTGTATGCAAGGGCACACGACCTTCTCTATACCACTCGCTACGAGCGATTTCCGCACCGTTCAGACGACCGCCAACGTTGATTTTGATTCCTTCGGCGCCTAGACGCATGGTATTCGTCACCGCACGCTTCATCGCGCGACGATACATAATCCTTTTTTCCAGCTGCTGAGCGATACTCTCGGCTACCAGCTTAGCGTCCAACTCAGGCTTCCTGATTTCTTCGACATTAAGTTGAACAGGGACGCCCATCATGGCAGAAATCTCTTGTCTCAATCTGTCGATATCTTCCCCTTTTTTACCGATCACGATGCCTGGTCTAGCCGTGTATACGGTAATATGAGCATTGTTCGCCGGACGGTTGATCTGTATGCGACTAACAGAAGCATGCGACAGCTTTTTCTTAATATACTCGCGAACCTTCAGGTCCTGCAGCAGAAATACCGGATAGTTTTGGCTGTTTGCATACCATCTTGAAGTCCAATCTTTAACAATCCCAAGGCGTATACCCGTTGGATGTACTTTTTGACCCATTTTCTTGCCTCTACTCGTATTCTGCTACTTTAACTGTGATATGACAGGTTCTTTTCAAGATGTGGTTTGCCCGACCTTTTGCTCTGGCCCGAACCCGCTTTAATGTTGAACCCTCATTGACATAGACTGTCGACACGACTAACTCATCGATATCGGCACTTTCATTGTGCTCAGCATTTGCAATAGCAGATTCCAATACTTTCTTGATGATTGCTGCAGCTTTCTTAGAACTGAATTGTAATGTGTTCAGTGCTTTCTCAACTGGCAAACCACGTATTTGATCACCTACCAATCTCGCCTTTTGCGCAGATAAAGGGGCATTACTTAATTTAGCTGATACTTCCATCTTTCCCTCTTATCTTGATTTCTTGTCTGCGATATGGCCTTTATATGTACGCGTTGGGGCGAATTCACCCAACTTGTGTCCGACCATATTTTCGGAGATCAGTACTGGCACATGTTGACGGCCGTTATGTACTGCAATTGTCAAACCCAGCATATCGGGGCTGATCATCGACCTTCTTGACCATGTTTTAATCGGTTTCCGGCTATTGCTCTTAGCTGCTTCTTCTACTTTCTTCAGCAGATGATGATCAATAAATGGACCTTTTTTAATTGAACGTGGCACGCTTAATACCTCTTATTTTTGCTTACGGCGTCTGACAATCACATTATCAGTACGTTTGTTTTTTCTAGTTTTGTAACCCTTAGTCGGAGTACCCCAAGGCGATACAGGATGTCTACCACCGGAGGTTCTACCTTCACCACCGCCATGGGGGTGATCAACAGGGTTCATCGCCACACCTCTGACAGTCGGCCTTACGCCTCGCCAACGTGACGCACCCGCCTTACCTAGCGAAATCAGGTTATGCTCGGAGTTTGAAACCTCGCCAACGACTGCCTTACAGTCAGCCATAACCTTCCGCATTTCACCGGAGCGTAAACGCAATGTCACATGTGAGCCTTCCTTCGCCACCAATTGCGCGGAAGCCCCCGCACTTCTTGCCAATTGAGCGCCTTTACCGGGCTTCAACTCAACACAGTGGATCGTTGTACCCAGCGGCACATTTCGCAACACCATGCAGTTACCCACTTTAACCGGAGTCGCTTCTGCAGTCAGTACTTCCTGACCTTTTTCCAGTCCTTTCGGCGCAATCACATATCTGCGTTCGCCATCTTTATACAGCAACAGCGCTATATTCGCCGTCCTGTTAGGATCATACTCGATACGCTCAACGACCGCGGGAATATCAAGCTTATTACGCTTAAAATCAATGATACGGTAGTGCTGTTTATGACCACCACCGACATGACGTGTTGTAATTCTGCCTTGATTATTGCGACCGCCGCTTTTGCTTTTTTTATCGAGTAACTGTGCAAATGGCTTACCTTTATGCAATTCATCATTTTTAACACGTACTACAAACCGAGAACCTGGCGATGTCGGCTTAGATTTTAGAATAGCCATGCTTTACTACCGTTCCTATTGATTCTTAAAACTAAAACTAAATTAAGCTGCCGCGAATTCGATGTCGTGTCCGGCTTTAAGCTTTACATAAGCTTTTTTCCAGTCGGATCGCTTGCCTAATGTACGACCAAATCGCTTTACCTTACCCTTTACGTTCAACACTTGAACGGAGTCAACTTCGACCTCGAACATCAATTCGACAGCCTTTTTGACCTGTAATTTTGTCGCCGATTTTTGCACCTTGAAAACGAAGCTGTTGTCTTGCTCCGCCGCAAGAGAGCTTTTTTCGGACACGATGGGCGCCAACAATACGTTAGCTAATTGACTTTGCTCAATACTCATGACAAACGCTCCTCAATTTGCTTCAGCGCCGCTGAAGTCGCTATGACCTTATCCGCCGAAACCAAAGCTACAGGATCCACAGAGTCAGCGGTCGCGACCGCAACATAAGGAATATTCCTAGTTGCCAAAATCAGATTCTCATTGATTTCATCGGCGACCAGCAATATGCGCTTTGCATCCAATCCTTTGATTTTTGCGAAAAATTCCTTAGTTTTCACTGTCGTTGGAACAATATCGTTACTGACTACCAACCGTTCTTGGCGCAGTAATTCAGAAAATATCGAGCGGATACCCGCCTTATACATTTTCTTATTCAGCTTTTGCGTGTAGGAGCGAGGCTGAGCAGCAAATGTGACGCCACCGGTGCGCCATAGTGGACTGCGTATTGTACCAGATCTGGCACGACCTGTCCCTTTTTGTCTAAACGGCTTAATACCGCCGCCGCTGACAGCGGAGCGATTTTTTTGCGCTTTTGTTCCAGCACGCGCACCAGCCTGATATTTAACAACCAGTTGATGCACCAATGTTTCATTGAATTCCTGACCGAAGACTTGCTCAGCCACCTCGACGGCAGCCGCTGAATCCTGGTCACTGATTGCAGGTACTTGCAATGTCATATCTTAACCCTTATTTTGCTTCTTAACCGCAGGAGTGATTACAACATCCCCACCTTTAGCACCAGGCACTGCACCTTTTACTAAAATTAGATTTCTATCGGTGTCAACGGCGTGAATCGTCAGATTCTGTGCAGTTGTTTTAACCGCCCCCATGTGGCCAGCCATTTTCTTGCCTTTGAATACACGACCCGGCGTTTGACACATACCGCTCGAACCTGGCGCCCTGTGAGACAACGAGTTGCCGTGAGTCGCATCTTGAGTTCTGAAGTTGTGTCGCTTCACGCCACCTTGATAGCCTTTACCTATACTGGTGCCACGCACGTCGACAATCTGACCTTCCGAAAAAATATCCAGACCAAGCTCGGCACCGGCAGATAAGTCTTCGCCCTCACCGTCGTTCAGCCTGAATTCCCATAAACCACGGCCAGCGGTTACATTTGCCGCCGCATAATGTCCCGCCATGGCTTTATTGACTTTCGATGATTTTTTATCACCTGCAGTAATTTGCACGGCGCGATAACCATCTTTTTCCAAGCTCTTAACCTGAATGACTCTGTTTGAGTCTATTTGAAGAACAGTTACTGGAACTGAAGAACCATCTTCACAAAAAACTCGGGTCATACCACTTTTACGACCAATAAGACCTATTGACATCTGCCAATCCCTCTATTATCTATCTAGCTGTTATTTCAGCTTAATTTGAACATCTACCCCAGCCGCAAGATCCAACTTCATCAATGCGTCAACGGTTTTATCTGTTGGCTCGACTATATCAAGCAACCTCTTATAAGTTCTCAACTCATATTGATCCCGCGCGTCTTTGTTGACGTGCGGAGAAATCAATATAGTAAAGCGCTCTTTTCTAGTAGGCAAAGGAATGGGGCCCTTTACTTGGGCGCCCGTTCTTTTTGCAGTTTCTACTATCTCACCAGCAGACTGATCGATTAATTTATGATCGAATGCTTTTAAGCGGATTCTGATAGTTTGATTTGACATTTCTTACTTACTCAATAATTGAAGCAACAACACCCGCACCGACGGTACGACCACCTTCACGGACCGCGAAACGCAGACCATCGTTCATCGCAATTGGCGCAATCAGCTTAACTTCGACGGTCACGTTGTCGCCCGGCATCACCATTTCCACGCCTTCCGGCAACTCAACCGCACCGGTCACATCAGTCGTTCTGAAGTAGAACTGTGGACGGTAACCGTTGAAGAAAGGCGTATGGCGACCGCCTTCGTCTTTAGACAGAACGTAGATTTCTGCTTTGAAATGCGTATGTGGCGTGATGGTGCCAACGTGCGCCAATACCTGACCACGCTCGACTTCGTCACGCTTGGTGCCGCGCAACAGGACACCGACGTTGTCGCCCGCTTCACCTTGATCCAGCAGCTTGCGGAACATTTCCACGCCGGTACACGTGGTTTTAGTCGTTTCCTTAATGCCGACGATTTCGATTTCTTCACCGACCTTGATTACGCCGCGCTCGACACGACCCGTGACCACGGTGCCGCGACCGGAGATCGAGAACACGTCTTCGATAGGCATCAGGAATGGACCGTCTACTGCACGCTTAGGCTCCGGAATGTAACTATCCAGCGCTTCAACCAGTTTCACCACGGCAGGCACACCGATTTCGCTAGTATCGCCTTCCAACGCTTTCAGCGCAGAACCCACGATGATAGGCGTATCGTCGCCTGGGAATTCATAAGCATCCAGCAATTCACGAACTTCCATTTCCACCAATTCGATCAATTCTTCATCATCGACCATATCGGCTTTATTCAAAAACACAACGATGTATGGGACGCCGACCTGTCTAGACAGTAGGATGTGCTCACGAGTTTGAGGCATCGGACCGTCAGCCGCCGAACACACCAGGATCGCGCCGTCCATCTGCGCCGCACCGGTAATCATGTTTTTAACATAGTCGGCGTGACCTGGGCAGTCGACGTGCGCATAGTGACGCGTTTCTGACTCGTATTCTACGTGTGACGTCGCGATGGTGATACCGCGCTCACGTTCTTCCGGTGCGTTATCGATTTGATCGAAGGCTCTGGCTTCGCCGCCTCGCAATTCAGCCATTACCTTAGTTAACGCCGCTGTTAATGTTGTTTTACCGTGGTCAACGTGGCCAATGGTTCCTACGTTTACGTGCGGTTTCGTTCTTTCAAATTTTTCTTTAGCCATGAGTCAATACCTAATAATTAATAATGAGTTAAGATACTTTTTTAATAATCGCTTCCGCAATATTTGCAGGTGCTTCATTATATTTATCAAACTGCATACTGTATGTTGCCCGACCTTGAGTCGCTGAACGCAAATCAGTTGCATAACCAAACATTTCAGCCAGCGGCACTTCACATTCAATCAATTTACCGGCTGGAGAATCATCCATGCCATGGATCATTCCTCGACGTCTATTAATATCGCCGACAACATCCCCCATATATTCCTCCGGGGTTACCACTTCAACCTTCATAATAGGTTCAAGCAACACAGGATTTGCAGTCTTAGCCCCTTCCTTGAAACCCATAGATCCTGCTATTTTGAAAGCCATTTCATTCGAATCGACATCATGATATGAACCATCGAACAAACTAACCTTTACATCAACAACCGGGAAACCCGCTAGTATACCATTTTCCATCTGTTCTTGTATGCCTTTGTCTACCGCCGGGATATATTCCTTTGGAACGACGCCACCGACGACCTCATTGACAAACTCATACCCTGCTCCCTGCTCTAAAGGCTCTATCCTAAGCCAGACATGACCATATTGCCCTCGACCACCAGACTGCCTTACAAACTTCCCTTCACATTCAACTGTTTTCTTCACCGTCTCACGGTAAGCAACTTGTGGAGCACCTACATTTGCTTCCACATTAAATTCTCTTTGCATGCGATCAACGATAATCTCCAGATGCAACTCTCCCATCCCGGAAATGATCACCTGCCCCGACTCCTCATCGGTATTAACCCTGAACGAAGGATCTTCCTGCGCCAACTTGCCCAAGGCATTAGCCATTTTCTCTTGATCCGCCTTAGTTTTCGGCTCCACCGCAACCGCAATAACCGGCTCTGGAAACTCCATTCTTTCCAAGATGATAGAATCACCTATTTGACATAGAGTATCCCCGGTAGTCACATCTTTTAAGCCGATCGCCGCGGCGATATCTCCCGCCCTGACTTCCTTAACTTCTTCTCGGCTGTTTGCATGCATTTGCACCAACCTTCCGATGCGCTCTTTTTTCCCCTTGACGGAATTAAACACCGCGTCCCCAGACTTCAGCACGCCTGAATAAACCCTGAAGAAAGCCAAGGACCCGACGAACGGGTCAGTCGCTATCTTAAAAGCTAACGCAGAAAAAGTCGCTTCATCATCGGCCGGCCTCGAGACCTCTTCTTCAGAGCCTTCGAGATGCCCTTTGATCGCCTCCACCTCAGCAGGCGACGGCATAAAATCAACGATGCCATCGAGCAGACTTTGAACGCCCTTGTTTTTAAACGCGGAACCGCAAAATACCGGCACCGCCTGATTGGCCAATGTCAATCGTCGCATCCCTTGCTTAATTTCTTCGTTGCTCAGCTCGCCCGCTTCCAGATACTTTTCCATCAAGTCATCCGATGCCTCGGCCGCCGCCTCGATCATATGCTCGCGCCATTCATCGGCGATCGCCTGCATGTCCTGTGGAATTTCCTTTTCCTCAAACGCCATCCCCATGTTAGCGTCTTCCCAATAGATAGCCTTCATCTTGACCAGATCAACCACCCCGACAAAGCTATCTTCGGCGCCGATAGGCAATTGCATCGCAACCGGATTACTGCCTAGCCTTACTTTAATCTGTTCAACCACACGCAGAAAATCAGCACCAGAACGATCCATTTTATTAACAAAAGCCATTCTTGGGACATGATATTTATTCGCCTGTCGCCATACCGTTTCAGATTGGGGCTCAACCCCGCCTACTGCGCAAAACACCGCACATGCACCGTCAAGCACACGCAGAGAGCGCTCCACCTCGATCGTAAAATCAACGTGCCCCGGCGTATCGATGATATTGATACGGTGCTCGGGGTACTGCTTCCCCATGCCGGACCAAAAACAAGTGGTCGCAGCCGAGGTGATAGTAATCCCTCTCTCCTGCTCCTGCGCCATCCAATCCATGGTTGCGGCCCCATCATGCACCTCACCGATCTTGTGAGAAACACCGGTATAGTAAAGTATGCGCTCGGTCGTCGTCGTCTTACCGGCATCGATGTGCGCCATGATACCGATATTGCGATAGCGACTTATTGGTGTTTTACGAGCCACAAACTTGTCCTAATCCAGATGCCGCATTACCAGCGATAATGAGAGAACGCCTTGTTCGCTTCCGCCATTTTATGAGTATCTTCACGTTTCTTCGCCGCCGCGCCACGACCTTCGAAAGCATCCAATAACTCGCCAGCCAACTTAGCCGCCATGGTTCTTTCATTCCTCTTACGCGCCGCCTCGATCAACCAACGCATCGACAACGCCAATCTTCTGGAAGGACGCACTTCGACAGGAACCTGATAAGTCGCGCCGCCGACACGACGAGACTTCACTTCGACGCGCGGCTGAACATTTTCCAAAGCCTTCGACAAAACTTCCAAAGACTCCTCATGCCCTTTGCTTTCGATGACACTCAAGGCGCCATATACGATTTTCTCGGCGATTGATTTCTTGCCGTCCACCATAATCATGTTCATGAATTTGGACAACATCTCGCTACCATAGCGAGGATCAGGAATTATATCTCTTTTTGCCGCTACTCTTCTTCTAGACATCTTTCAACCCTTAACCTTTTGGCTTCTTCGCACCATATTTGGAACGACCACACTTTCTACCATCTACGCCTGAGGTATCCAGGCTGCCACGAACGACGTGATAACGAACACCAGGCAAATCCTTGACACGACCACCTCTGATCAAAACCACGGAGTGCTCTTGCAGATTATGCCCCTCACCGCCGATGTAGCTACTGACTTCGGCGCCATTAGTCAACCTTACCCTAGCAACCTTTCTCAATGCCGAGTTTGGTTTTTTAGGCGTCGTCGTGTATACACGTGTACACACACCTCTTCTTTGAGGGCATGCTTCCAATGCAGGAACATTGCTTTTTTCTACTTTTTTAGCGCGAGGCTTACGAACCAACTGATTGATCGTGGCCATATCTTTATCACTCCGATATACAAATTTTAACCGCCAGATAAGAAAAAGAACCGCTAAACAAACGCATAGCGGTTCTTAATAATCATAGCCTGAGCCCTTGACTCATGTGAGCAGAGTATAGTAACCCCATTTAAAATCATGGTCAAGTATTATTTAAACTTATTGATTATTCAGTATTTAATGCCTGTTTTAATGCTTCTTCGACTTCATCGGTATCGACCGCTTGCACTGGAGGCTCAACCTCAGGGACCATCTCGGCTTGTCGTTTTTTACGGCGCTGCTCGTGGTAGGCCAAACCGGTCCCGGCAGGAATCAATCTCCCTACGATGACATTTTCCTTCAGCCCATTCAGACCGTCGTTAATCCCTCTAACTGCCGCATCCGTCAACACCCGTGTCGTTTCTTGGAACGATGCTGCAGAAATGAAGGATTCCGTAGCCAACGATGCCTTGGTGATGCCCAACAGCAATGATTCAAAGCTCGCCGGTATTTTTCCTTCTTTTTCCATCTGCATATTGATCGCATTGACCAATGTGCGCTCAACTTGCTCGCCCTTGACGAAGTCGGTTTCACCGGAAGCGGTAATTTCAACTTTTCTCAGCATTTGACGAATAATCGCCTCAATATGCTTATCATTGATTTTCACCCCTTGCAGACGGTAAACATCCTGGATCTCTTTAACCAGGTAATTGGCCAAATCTTCGATGCCTCTGAGACGCAGAATATCATGCGGCGTTAACTCACCTTCGGCAATCGTTTCACCTTTATCGACAAATTCCCCTTCGAACACGGTAATATGGCGCCATTTAGGTATCAGCGTTTCATGTTGCTCGCCTTCGGAGTCGGTAATAATAATACGCTGCTTACCCTTGGTCTCTTTACCGAAAGAAACCATACCGGTCGCTTCCGCCAAGATCGCAGGGTCTTTGGTTTTACGAGCCTCGAACAAGTCGGCGACACGCGGCAGACCCCCGGTAATATCACGGGTTTTACTGGATTCCTGAGGAATCCTAGCCAAGACATCACCGACCATCACTTCACCGCCATCTTTGATACTGGCGATCGCGCCGGTCGGCAAGAAGTATTGCGCCGGAATATCGGTTCCCGGCAGGTTGATCAACTCGCCATGCTCATCGACCAATCTTACCATCGGCCGCAATTCCTTACCAGCCGCACTACGCTGTTTAGGATCGATCACCACGCGCGAGGTCAAGCCAGTTACCTCATCCGATTGCTCTTGAACACTCAGGCCATCGATAAACTCTTTCAGCTGGATAAAGCCGTTAACCTCGGTGATGACCGGATGAGTATGCGGATCCCAGTTGACGACTATATCGCCGCCCTTAACTTCGCTACCATCCTCGACCGACAGCACCGCACCATAAGGAATCTTATAGCGCTCTCTTTCCCTGCCGTAATCATCGACGATGCCGACTTCGCCCGATCTCGATACCGCCACCAAGTTACCTTCACGGTTCTTAACCGTTTTCAGGTTGCTCAGCTTAACGATACCAGCCGACTTGACCTGTACATTGCTGATCGCCGCCGACCGTGACGCTGCACCACCAATATGGAAGGTCCGCATCGTTAACTGCGTGCCCGGCTCGCCAATCGATTGCGCCGCGACGACGCCGACCGCCTCACCGATATTGACCAAATGGCCACGGCCTAAATCTCGACCGTAACACTTAGAACACACGCCATAACGACTTTCACAAGTGATGATCGAGCGCACCAGCAACTGATCGATACCGTTTTGTTCCAGCACCATAACCAGGTGCTCATCAATCATCGTGCCGGCCGGAATCAGTACTTTTTCTCCGGATTGATCGGTGACATCCAGCGCATTGACCCGTCCCAAGACTCGTTCGGACAACGGTTCGACAACATCACCGCCCTCAATGATCGGCATCAACGTCAAGCCATTCTCGGTGCCGCAATCATCTTCAGAAATAACCAAATCCTGCGCCACATCCACTAAACGTCTGGTCAAATAACCGGAGTTAGCAGTTTTCAATGCGGTGTCGGCCAGGCCTTTACGCGCACCGTGCGTGGAAATAAAGTATTGCAATACGTCCAAACCTTCCCTGAAGTTAGCGGTAATCGGCGTTTCGATAATCGAGCCATCCGGCTTCGCCATCAACCCCCGCATCCCAGCTAACTGACGAATCTGCGCAGCGGAGCCCCGCGCCCCAGATTCCGCCATCATGAAGATCGAGTTGAACGATTTCTGCAAGACCGTTTCTCCGTCGGCGTTGACGACTTCATCCTGACCTAGACCTTCCATCATCACCTTGGCGACTTGATCGTTGGCATGCGACCAAATATCGACGACCTTGTTATAGCGTTCACCGTCGGTCACCAGGCCGGAGGCATACTGACTTTGGATTTCATTCACTTCCATATCCGCATTGCTGATAATTTCGGCTTTTTTAGCCGGAATTTCCATGTCTTCGATACCAAATGAAACGCCGGAACGCGTCGCCCATTTGAAGCCCAGATACATCAGCTTATCGGCCAAAATAACGGTATCCTTGATCCCTAGATGACGATAGCTGTAGTTGATCAGCTTGGAAATATTTTTTTTCGTCATGTCGACATTGACCACATCAAACGGCATGCCGTCCGGGACGATATCCCAAATCAAGGCCCGACCGACCGTGGTTTCTTTACGACTGACTTTCTCTGCGACCTCACCATCTTCATTGGTGACTTTTTCGGTCACACGCACCTGAATTTTGCTCTGCAATTCAACCTGTCTGCTGTCCAGCGCCTTGAACACTTCTTCGACATCGGCAAAGATACCGCCCTCACCGCGAGCATTAACTTTCTCACGGCTGATGAAATACAAGCCCAAAACCACGTCCTGAGATGGATTGATCACCGGCTCGCCGTTTGCGGGAGACAATATATTATTGGTCGCCATCATCAAGGTGCGCGCTTCCAATTGCGCCTCGATGGACAAAGGAATATGCACGGCCATTTGGTCGCCATCGAAGTCGGCGTTGAAGGCGCTACAAACCAATGGGTGCAGCTGAATCGCCTTACCCTCGATCAAGATAGGCTCGAAGGCCTGAATACCCAATCTATGTAGAGTCGGAGCACGGTTCAGCAATACCGGGTGCTCGCGTATCACTTCCTCGAGGATATCCCAGACTTCGGCGCCTTCGCGCTCCACCATTTTCTTGGCGGCTTTAATCGTTGTCGCCAAACCGCGCAATTGCAATTTACTGAAAATAAAGGGCTTGAACAGCTCCAGCGCCATTTTCTTAGGCAAGCCGCATTGATGCAATCTCAGAGTCGGACCGACGACGATCACCGAACGACCGGAATAATCGACCCGTTTACCCAACAAGTTCTGTCTGAAACGACCTTGCTTGCCTTTAATCATATCGGCCAGCGATTTCAGCGGTCTTCTGTTAGTGCCGGTAATCGCGCGACCGCGGCGTCCATTATCCAATAACGCGTCGACCGACTCCTGCAGCATACGCTTTTCGTTGCGCACGATGATATCCGGCGCATTCAAGTCCAACAAACGGTTCAAGCGATTGTTTCTGTTGATGACTCGACGATATAGATCGTTCAGATCCGACGTTGCGAAACGTCCGCCATCCAATGGTACTAAGGGGCGCAATTCCGGTGGCAAGACCGGCAGGACCGTCATGATCATCCATTCAGGACGGTTGTTCGACGCCAACAGCGAATCGATGACTTTCAGACGTTTCGAAAACTTCTTGATCTTGGTTTCCGAGTTAGTCGAATTGATCTCTTCGCGCAGTATTTTGACCTCTTCCTGCAAATCGATCGATTTCAGTAAGTCATAAATCGCTTCCGCACCCATTTTGGCGTCAAAGTCATCGCCATATTCTTCCACTGCATCGAGATACTCATCGTCGGTTAGCAGCTGTCCCCGCTCCATCGGCGTCATGCCCGGATCGAGCACGAC
Protein-coding sequences here:
- the fusA gene encoding elongation factor G; translation: MARKTPISRYRNIGIMAHIDAGKTTTTERILYYTGVSHKIGEVHDGAATMDWMAQEQERGITITSAATTCFWSGMGKQYPEHRINIIDTPGHVDFTIEVERSLRVLDGACAVFCAVGGVEPQSETVWRQANKYHVPRMAFVNKMDRSGADFLRVVEQIKVRLGSNPVAMQLPIGAEDSFVGVVDLVKMKAIYWEDANMGMAFEEKEIPQDMQAIADEWREHMIEAAAEASDDLMEKYLEAGELSNEEIKQGMRRLTLANQAVPVFCGSAFKNKGVQSLLDGIVDFMPSPAEVEAIKGHLEGSEEEVSRPADDEATFSALAFKIATDPFVGSLAFFRVYSGVLKSGDAVFNSVKGKKERIGRLVQMHANSREEVKEVRAGDIAAAIGLKDVTTGDTLCQIGDSIILERMEFPEPVIAVAVEPKTKADQEKMANALGKLAQEDPSFRVNTDEESGQVIISGMGELHLEIIVDRMQREFNVEANVGAPQVAYRETVKKTVECEGKFVRQSGGRGQYGHVWLRIEPLEQGAGYEFVNEVVGGVVPKEYIPAVDKGIQEQMENGILAGFPVVDVKVSLFDGSYHDVDSNEMAFKIAGSMGFKEGAKTANPVLLEPIMKVEVVTPEEYMGDVVGDINRRRGMIHGMDDSPAGKLIECEVPLAEMFGYATDLRSATQGRATYSMQFDKYNEAPANIAEAIIKKVS
- the rpsC gene encoding 30S ribosomal protein S3; the encoded protein is MGQKVHPTGIRLGIVKDWTSRWYANSQNYPVFLLQDLKVREYIKKKLSHASVSRIQINRPANNAHITVYTARPGIVIGKKGEDIDRLRQEISAMMGVPVQLNVEEIRKPELDAKLVAESIAQQLEKRIMYRRAMKRAVTNTMRLGAEGIKINVGGRLNGAEIARSEWYREGRVPLHTLRADIDYGTAEANTTYGIIGIKVWIFKGEVFEMDADSASVNTETKK
- the rpsG gene encoding 30S ribosomal protein S7, which codes for MSRRRVAAKRDIIPDPRYGSEMLSKFMNMIMVDGKKSIAEKIVYGALSVIESKGHEESLEVLSKALENVQPRVEVKSRRVGGATYQVPVEVRPSRRLALSMRWLIEAARKRNERTMAAKLAGELLDAFEGRGAAAKKREDTHKMAEANKAFSHYRW
- the rplB gene encoding 50S ribosomal protein L2, with the translated sequence MAILKSKPTSPGSRFVVRVKNDELHKGKPFAQLLDKKSKSGGRNNQGRITTRHVGGGHKQHYRIIDFKRNKLDIPAVVERIEYDPNRTANIALLLYKDGERRYVIAPKGLEKGQEVLTAEATPVKVGNCMVLRNVPLGTTIHCVELKPGKGAQLARSAGASAQLVAKEGSHVTLRLRSGEMRKVMADCKAVVGEVSNSEHNLISLGKAGASRWRGVRPTVRGVAMNPVDHPHGGGEGRTSGGRHPVSPWGTPTKGYKTRKNKRTDNVIVRRRKQK
- the rplV gene encoding 50S ribosomal protein L22, translated to MEVSAKLSNAPLSAQKARLVGDQIRGLPVEKALNTLQFSSKKAAAIIKKVLESAIANAEHNESADIDELVVSTVYVNEGSTLKRVRARAKGRANHILKRTCHITVKVAEYE
- the rpsS gene encoding 30S ribosomal protein S19, producing the protein MPRSIKKGPFIDHHLLKKVEEAAKSNSRKPIKTWSRRSMISPDMLGLTIAVHNGRQHVPVLISENMVGHKLGEFAPTRTYKGHIADKKSR
- the rplC gene encoding 50S ribosomal protein L3, producing the protein MSIGLIGRKSGMTRVFCEDGSSVPVTVLQIDSNRVIQVKSLEKDGYRAVQITAGDKKSSKVNKAMAGHYAAANVTAGRGLWEFRLNDGEGEDLSAGAELGLDIFSEGQIVDVRGTSIGKGYQGGVKRHNFRTQDATHGNSLSHRAPGSSGMCQTPGRVFKGKKMAGHMGAVKTTAQNLTIHAVDTDRNLILVKGAVPGAKGGDVVITPAVKKQNKG
- the rpsJ gene encoding 30S ribosomal protein S10 is translated as MSNQTIRIRLKAFDHKLIDQSAGEIVETAKRTGAQVKGPIPLPTRKERFTILISPHVNKDARDQYELRTYKRLLDIVEPTDKTVDALMKLDLAAGVDVQIKLK
- the rplD gene encoding 50S ribosomal protein L4, with the protein product MTLQVPAISDQDSAAAVEVAEQVFGQEFNETLVHQLVVKYQAGARAGTKAQKNRSAVSGGGIKPFRQKGTGRARSGTIRSPLWRTGGVTFAAQPRSYTQKLNKKMYKAGIRSIFSELLRQERLVVSNDIVPTTVKTKEFFAKIKGLDAKRILLVADEINENLILATRNIPYVAVATADSVDPVALVSADKVIATSAALKQIEERLS
- the rplP gene encoding 50S ribosomal protein L16 codes for the protein MLQPKRTKFRKQHKGKNNGTALRGSSVSFGEYGLKATTRGRITARQIEAARRAITRHVKRGGKIWIRVFPDKPITKKPLEVRMGKGKGSVELWVAQIKPGTMLYEIQGVPEELAREAFKLAAAKLPVRTTFAARTIL
- the rplW gene encoding 50S ribosomal protein L23 codes for the protein MSIEQSQLANVLLAPIVSEKSSLAAEQDNSFVFKVQKSATKLQVKKAVELMFEVEVDSVQVLNVKGKVKRFGRTLGKRSDWKKAYVKLKAGHDIEFAAA
- the tuf gene encoding elongation factor Tu, whose translation is MAKEKFERTKPHVNVGTIGHVDHGKTTLTAALTKVMAELRGGEARAFDQIDNAPEERERGITIATSHVEYESETRHYAHVDCPGHADYVKNMITGAAQMDGAILVCSAADGPMPQTREHILLSRQVGVPYIVVFLNKADMVDDEELIELVEMEVRELLDAYEFPGDDTPIIVGSALKALEGDTSEIGVPAVVKLVEALDSYIPEPKRAVDGPFLMPIEDVFSISGRGTVVTGRVERGVIKVGEEIEIVGIKETTKTTCTGVEMFRKLLDQGEAGDNVGVLLRGTKRDEVERGQVLAHVGTITPHTHFKAEIYVLSKDEGGRHTPFFNGYRPQFYFRTTDVTGAVELPEGVEMVMPGDNVTVEVKLIAPIAMNDGLRFAVREGGRTVGAGVVASIIE